The candidate division KSB1 bacterium nucleotide sequence CGGCATGGTTCCGGAGGGGGCGATGCCGATAAGCTCGGCGGCAGCAATAGAAGCCACGCCATCGCAGCCGCCGATATAAGCCGCGCGCTCGATCATCGGCGCGATGGCCGGATGCATGCGCCGCGCGCCGAAGCTGATGACAGGCCGTTCCGCCGCGGCTTTTTTGCAGCGCGCCGCGCGCGTGGCCACACCGGAAGCCTGGCAGAGAAAACCCAACAAGGCCGTTTCAAACAAACCGAAATCGAAGTAGTCGCCGTGGATTTCCAACACCGGCTCCTCTTCGCGAAACAAAGCGCCTTCAGGCAAGGCGCGTACGCTGACCGGCAGCTTCTCGAAGATCGCCAGGGTCTCTTCAAGCCCGGTAAAAATTCCCCACTTGTAATCGTCGGGAAATTTTTTTAAAATGAATTCCGCCGCAACCCGGGCGCGCCGGCCTTTCGCTTCGAGAATTTTTTTGGTGCGCTCGAAATAAACATCGGTAACTTTGCCGGATAAAATTTCCTCGGGCGAGGCCGTGTGCAGCGAAACCTTCTTTGACTCTTTCACTGCTGAAATACTCCCTCCTCGATTCATGGTGATGGCGGCGGGAAAGCGATGGAAGGCATTAGCCGGAAAGCGGCTGCGCCCGTCGGATTCCCCGCCGGTCAATTGTTGTGAAAGAATATAGCAAAAAAATCCATGTCAAACAAGGGCAACAAAATAAAAGTGCTTGCGAATGTTTTACAAAAAATTTATATTTAAAGCAGCAATAAAAAATTGACGCAAAAGGTGTTGCATGACTCAGGGGCATTTTGAGCCGATTTATCCCAACCCGTACATCGTCGGCAATCCGATTCGCAGCCGGGACATGTTTTTTGGTCGGGTGGACGAATTTCGCTTCATTGCGCGCGCGCTGGAAGATGGGCAAAAAACCGCCCTCATCGTCTTGTTCGGTGAACGGCGCAGCGGCAAATCCTCCATTCTTTATCAAATTCTGAACGGCGAGCTTGGCGCGGCGTTTCTGCCGATTTTCGTCGACATGCAGATCATGGCTGGCATCGCCAACGAAGCCGAATTTTTCAGCCGCATCATCGCCGACGCCTGCAAGACGCTCAAAATCAAGGGACTCTCTCCTGAGCATTATACCTCGCCATCCAACGCCGACAATCCCACGGAAATGTTTCATAAATTTTTAAAAGATTTGAAAAAACATTTTCCCAATCGTTCCGTTTTGCTGCTGATTGATGAATACGAGATTCTCGAAGCCAAGATTACCGAAGGCAGTCTGCCGCACAATGTTTTGATTTTCTTCGCCGGTTTGCTGGAAAGCGAGCAGGTGTCGTTTGTTTTCACCGGCTCGAAGCGCCTGGAAATGCGAGACGAAAAGCTCTGGGGCGGCGAGCTGCTGCAAAAGGCCGTTTCGCGCAAAATCAGCTTTCTCACCAGGGACGACACGGCGCGTCTCGTCACCCAGCCGCTGGCCAATCGCGTCACGTTCGCGCCGGAGGTGATTGCGCAGATTTACACGCTCACCGCCGGCCAGCCGTTTTATACCCAACTGATCTGCCAAAACCTGGTATATCATTTGAACGAGGTGAAAAAATATCACGTGGACAGGGGGGATTTGCAGACGGTTGTTGAAAACATTTTGGAAAATCCGCCGCCGCAGATGATTTTCAACTGGGGCGAGCATTCCGCCGAGCGCAGGCTCGTGCTGTCGCTACTGGCAGAATTTTCCGAACAGCCGGGGGCTTTCTTGTCGGCACACGAGATTCGTCGAGGCATCACGAAAAACAAGCTCGAGCTGGTCATCGGCCATGCGCAGCTCAATTCGGTTTTAGCCGAGCTTTTTCAAGACGAGTATGTTTTGCAAAAAGATCACAAGTACGGCTTTCGGCTCGATTTGTTCCGGCGGTGGATCCGGCACGATCACAACATCTGGCAGGTGAAGAAAGAAATCGGGACAGAAGAATTGGCGCGCATTACCAAGCCTGCCGAGCAGCAGGAGGTCAAGCGAAAAAGAGCCAGAATCGTGGTGGAACGCGGCATGATGGTTTTAGCCGCCTGCGTTGCGGTCTACTATGGATTTCTATATTTTTTCAGCTCGCAAAGAAAAGTGATGATCACAGCCAACGGCGGCCCTTTCAGCGTTGAGATCGATGGCGTTTTGGCGGGAACGACGAGGGGGCAAGAAGATTCAACGAAGTTTGTCGCCCATGAGCTGCGAAAAGGAAAAGAATATGAGATTGAAATCACCCATTTGATTTCCCGAGAATCCAAGCGAGAAAAAGTTGAAATCACCGAGGACAATCAAGAGATACGATTTGACTTTCGCGAACATCCTTTAACCATTGTTTCGGATGCCGCTCGCATGAAAGGGAAGCTGGGCGGCCTCGAGCTTCCAATCAAGAATCAACCGGAGTCCTGGCATTACACGTTCTATGCTACCGCTGGTACTTATCCGTTGGTAGTTTGGGCTTCGCAAAATGGTTCAAGTTCGATTGATACCATGCTTACAATTCCTGCCCAAAACGATACTATTCGTCTTGATTTTCCGGATCTCGTTATCATTACCCTAAAAGCCAATTTGTCTTTCACCTACCAATTTGTACGGAATCGCTTGAAAATAGAAAAAAGAAAAATTGCTGAAGCTTGGTCCGTGGATTCAACTGTGGTTACTTTGCGAGGATGCTCTAAAGGCTCTTATTATTTTACCTTCACGAACTCCCGCACTGGCCAGGCCATTGCGAGGGAAAAGTCCATAACAAGAGACGATACGATTGAAGTTAATTTCGGTGATAACGTCATCATTACCCTGCGCGCCAATGCCCCATTTATCTATAAAACTGTTCATGAAAAAAGTAAAAAAGTGTTTGAAAGCCAAGCTTCGGCTTTCAAACACTTTATAGAAGGATGCCCGCAAGGCTGGTATCAATTTGCCTTCACCGACCCTCAAACTGGCCAAACAATTACCAGAAAACAGTTTATTCAAAAAAACGAAACGATTAATATCAATTTCCCTGTTCCGCCAACAACTCGCTTGCGGATTAACACAGAGCCTAGTGATGCCGAGGTTATTTTGAATGGTAAGCCGACGGGCCGCATAACTCCTTATTTGGAATATCATTCAAAAGGCCCATACACAATTGAATTGGTCAAACCAGGATACGATACGCTGGACGTCATGATTTTTTTGAACACCGACACAACCATCACCAAAAAGTTGGTCGCCCAAAACGGCTATCTGATCGTTGCCGTTAATGCCAGGGATGGCGGCGCGGCTTTGCGGGATGCAAAAATCTACGTCAAGAAAGCCGGTGAAAGCCAAGAGCAGTATTTGGGCGAAGCCGGTAAATTGGCGAATCAGCCCGCTGAGCTGCAGGTGGGCAGTTATATTATGCGGATTGTACGCGACGGCTTCAATGATCACAGAGGGGAAATTACTGTTAGAAAAGGCAAGACGGAAAAGCTTCAAGTTGAATTGACGAAACAATAAAACAGTTCGCTTGTTTTTCAAACGCGTTCAGTTTGGCGCCAAGCGAAAAACCGAACAGCAACTTTTTTCGGCGCAAGGAGGGTTATAAAATGCAACCGTTTTCGCGAAAATTGGCTTGCTGTAACCCAACCAGCGGTGAATTAGTTGGACCGCCTAGAGGGCTTTCGATTCTTTGGCTGAGATGTTTTTCAAAAATGCTTATGCCGCAGGGCGTATTTTTTTCGTTGATGCTGGCCGTTCTTGCCGGTTCAGCGCCGGCGCAGGAGCAAACTCGCGCCGATGAGGCGTTTCCGTGCAAAAATATCGAAAACCTGCCGAGCGTCAGAGCCTTGTTTGATTCAACGACATTTCATTACAACAAATTCAATTTCTCCAAGTCGGCTGAATTCTTGCACAAGGCGCTGGCGGAAGAAAAAGCGGGAATGTACAAGCTGGACAAGCTTTGCCGTGCGGCGATTTATCAACAGTTGGCCCGTTGTCACGATGACAGCGCCACTTTAGATCTGGCCGAAAATTATGTTATTCAGTCACTAAAAGAAGATCCGGAAATCTGGCGTGAACATGCGCATCCGCTTCTCAGCGAAAGGTTGCAAAGAATTTATCGCAAGTGTTGGAATCAGATGCAAACCGACTTCATGAAAAAACGCCGAAGTTGGCGGGTTGCTGTTGGCCCGATCGCCCGCGTCGATTTCAGCAACCGTTTCGATATCGCGACGGGAATCGGCACGAGCGTGGTTCGGATCGAAGAACTCAATGATGCAAAGCTGTTTGAAGATTTGCTGCTTTATGTTCGGGTGCAGCGCATGCGTAAAAATATCGAACGCCTCATGCCCGGTTATTACGGCGAGTTTTCGCTATCATTAAAAAAAGCGAAAAAGCCCGCCCAAATTTTGAGCTTTGGTCCGATTCTCGGCTATGCGTGCCAATCGGGCTGGGAAATCGGTGGCACGTTTGAAATTGCGCGGCTGGTCATTGGCGGCGGCAAAACCAGAATAAGCCAAACGATTGCCACCGATAATAATAAATTGGCCTTTTCCTACGCCAATTTCGAAGTTTACCTTCGCAAATGGTTCTAACATGATCACACCCGGGCAAATTATTTCACATTATAAAATTATTGAGAAGCTCGGCGGCGGCGGCATGGGCGTGGTTTATAAAGCCCAGGATTTGAAGCTCGACCGTTTTGTCGCGCTCAAATTTCTACCGCCTCATCTTAGCGAAGATGTGGACGCCAAACAACGTTTTATTCAGGAAGCGAAAGCGGCCTCGGCGCTCGATCATAACAACATCGGCACGATTTATGAGATTGACGAGACTCCCGACGGGCAATTGTTCATCGCCATGGCATTTTACGAAGGTGCCTCGCTCAAGCAGCAAATGACAAAGGGCAAATTGCCAATTGAAGACGCTATCGCGCTTGCCATGCAAATCGCACAAGGTTTGGCCAAGGCCCATGAGCAGGGCATCACCCATCGCGACATCAAACCGGCGAACGTGATGCTGACCAAAGACGGCGTCGTCAAGATCGTCGATTTCGGGCTGGCGAAATTGGCCAACGCCGTCAGGCTCACCAAGACGGGCGCGACGGTGGGCACGCCGGCTTACATGTCGCCCGAACAGGCGCGATGCCTCGAGGTCGATCATCGCACCGACATTTGGGCGCTCGGCGTGGTGCTGTATGAAATGCTCACCGGGCAATTGCCGTTTTCCGGCGAGTATGAGCTGGCGCTGCTGCAAGCCATCGTCTACGACGAACCCAAGCCGTTAAAAACGTATCTGCCCAATGTGCCGTCGAAACTCGAGGCAATTGTCCGCTGCGCTTTAGCCAAAGCGCCGGATGATCGCTACCAATCCGCCCAAGCCTTTCTCAATGAGCTGCGTGAAACGATGGAAGGCCATGAGCTGGATACCAAACCGCCTTTCGAGGAAAAGTTCGCCATCACTTCCAGGCCGGATCATCGCGCGGTGAATTTTTCCGAAGCCGGGCGCCAGCTTTTTCAAGGCAAGGATTTGAGCTACAGTGAAAAGTTGCGATTGTTGACCAGGCAAACGCTCAATATCGAGGAAGCGGCCTGGCCAGACACAGGAAGCCCTGCAGCCGCAGGCAATCCGTATTTGAACCGGTTGATCATTCAAAATCCTTCGGACTTTTTTGGACGAGGGGCGGAGTTGGCGCGTATTTACGAGCGTATCAAAGCGGTGCGGCCGCAAAGCATCTCGCTGGTCGGCGTGCGGCGCATCGGGAAATCTTCGCTGCTGAAAGCGATTCATCATCCGGTGAACCGGCGGAAATATCTGCCGAATCCGGAGGAATATGTTTTCATTTTCATGGATCTGCAGGCCAAGCGCAATGTCGAGCCGGCGGAGTTTTTTCAGTACATTTATCAGGAGCTGCAGCGGGAATATGGTGGCCGTCTCGAAGTCAACGCCGCGCCAGATTACGATGGTTTGAAAAAGATCGTGCAGACGTTTCAAGAAGCGGGATTGAAATTGATTTTTTTGTGGGATGAATTCGAAAGCGTGACGCGCAACCAAAAGTTCGGCCCGGAGTTTTACGCGTATTTTCGGGCGCTGGCGAATAACTTCAACGTCGCGTATCTGACCAGCTCGGCGGATCAATTGCAAAGCCTGTGTCACGCCAAGGAAATTTCCGACTCACCGTTTTTCAATATTTTTACCAACCTGCGGTTGAGCCT carries:
- a CDS encoding PEGA domain-containing protein; its protein translation is MKKYHVDRGDLQTVVENILENPPPQMIFNWGEHSAERRLVLSLLAEFSEQPGAFLSAHEIRRGITKNKLELVIGHAQLNSVLAELFQDEYVLQKDHKYGFRLDLFRRWIRHDHNIWQVKKEIGTEELARITKPAEQQEVKRKRARIVVERGMMVLAACVAVYYGFLYFFSSQRKVMITANGGPFSVEIDGVLAGTTRGQEDSTKFVAHELRKGKEYEIEITHLISRESKREKVEITEDNQEIRFDFREHPLTIVSDAARMKGKLGGLELPIKNQPESWHYTFYATAGTYPLVVWASQNGSSSIDTMLTIPAQNDTIRLDFPDLVIITLKANLSFTYQFVRNRLKIEKRKIAEAWSVDSTVVTLRGCSKGSYYFTFTNSRTGQAIAREKSITRDDTIEVNFGDNVIITLRANAPFIYKTVHEKSKKVFESQASAFKHFIEGCPQGWYQFAFTDPQTGQTITRKQFIQKNETININFPVPPTTRLRINTEPSDAEVILNGKPTGRITPYLEYHSKGPYTIELVKPGYDTLDVMIFLNTDTTITKKLVAQNGYLIVAVNARDGGAALRDAKIYVKKAGESQEQYLGEAGKLANQPAELQVGSYIMRIVRDGFNDHRGEITVRKGKTEKLQVELTKQ
- a CDS encoding protein kinase, with protein sequence MITPGQIISHYKIIEKLGGGGMGVVYKAQDLKLDRFVALKFLPPHLSEDVDAKQRFIQEAKAASALDHNNIGTIYEIDETPDGQLFIAMAFYEGASLKQQMTKGKLPIEDAIALAMQIAQGLAKAHEQGITHRDIKPANVMLTKDGVVKIVDFGLAKLANAVRLTKTGATVGTPAYMSPEQARCLEVDHRTDIWALGVVLYEMLTGQLPFSGEYELALLQAIVYDEPKPLKTYLPNVPSKLEAIVRCALAKAPDDRYQSAQAFLNELRETMEGHELDTKPPFEEKFAITSRPDHRAVNFSEAGRQLFQGKDLSYSEKLRLLTRQTLNIEEAAWPDTGSPAAAGNPYLNRLIIQNPSDFFGRGAELARIYERIKAVRPQSISLVGVRRIGKSSLLKAIHHPVNRRKYLPNPEEYVFIFMDLQAKRNVEPAEFFQYIYQELQREYGGRLEVNAAPDYDGLKKIVQTFQEAGLKLIFLWDEFESVTRNQKFGPEFYAYFRALANNFNVAYLTSSADQLQSLCHAKEISDSPFFNIFTNLRLSLFKTEEAKQLIAEPSARAGRPLALYSDFVLEIAGCFPFFIQMACSALFSLPKNEKIDYRKAREIFLEEARPHFQEYWEKFDESEKAVVVALASGKKPPREHEFAKKDLAQAGFVQDGKLFSSLFAEFVREASRPTQPWWKVW